A region of the Candidatus Moraniibacteriota bacterium genome:
CTTCGCAGGGAAAAATAAAGGCTCTGGTATTTTTATAATAATTTTTAATTTCTTCTCTGCTTTGCCAGCCTAGAATTTTTACATTAGACTGGGCAATTTTACGCAAATAATTTTCCTGCTTCCCCTGCCCTATTACAACCAAAGGCAACCCAAGTTTATTAAAAGCTTCGACCGCAATATCAACTTTTTTGTATGGAGAAAGCCTGGAAATAATTAAGAAATAACCTTTGTCATTTAAATTGGCGGGTCTGTCCTTAAAGTTTCGCAAGTGAGCTTGCTCACATAGCGATACGGGTGGGTAAATAATAGCGCTTTCATGTCTGTAATATTTTTTTACACGACTTTGAGTATATTTTGAGTTTACAATCAAATAGTCAGGACGATCAGCTGCCATACGATCCCAGACACGCAAATAACTGAAAAATAAACGGGTAAAAATTGAGGGCTTATTGTTTCTTTCTTTTAAATATTTTTCATTATAGTCCCAGACAAAACGCATCGGCGAATGAAGATATGCAATATGAATAGTATCGAGTTTTGTAACAATTCCCTTTGACCAGGCTCCAGATGAAGAAATTACCAAATCATATTCTCTAAGCTCAAAGGTTTCCGGAATAACCGGGAAGAATGGCAATAACCATTGGTAATGTTTTTTTAAAAATTTAGGAAATTTCTGCAGATATGATGGACGTACATCTTTGCTTCCCCACTCTTTTGACATTTTTTCTCCATCATAAAGCAAAGTATAAATCGGCGCTTTGGGGTACATTTCCGAAAGCACTTTTAAAACTTTTTCCGCCCCACCCGGATAAAGCAGAAAATCATGAACCAAGGCTATTTTTAAGTCTTTTTTCTCCATAAATAAAGTTTAACACACCCTTAAAAATCTTGAAAGATAAGACATTATATACATTAACACATTCTTGACTTTTATTATTTATTTTGCTAGTATGCTGAAAATAATTAAAAAAATAAGTTATTTAAAAAAGGAGGTTTTTGATGATTTCAGGTCCAATTGAAAAAATTTCAGAATCTGAAAGAAAGAAATTCAGAATTCAAAAGCTAAGCATAAGTAAAGAAAGATTGCGTAAAATGAGAATAAGCAAAATAAGCCTCATAGAACTAGAGAGAATACAAAGGAATATCGTGAAAAGTAATTTAGAAAAAAAACTAAAACAATCCTTTGGAGACAGCATAAACCACATTGCAAAGATTTGGGTTTCATACTGATAAGTTTTACTGTTGTTGGTAACACAAAAACTTTAAGATCCATCAAATCAATGGATACTCCAAAATAAAATGCAATTATAAAAATAGGATGGGTCAATAAATATTTTGGTCTATCCTTTTTTTATTTCATCAATATTTGAGCAATTTCTTCGGCGCATTTTTCCCAGCTGAATCTTTGGACATTTTCCTGTCCCTTTTTTATTATTTCCTGCCTAATATTTTCATCAGAAATAAGCTTATAGACAGCATCCGCAATATCCTCAGAATTATTAGGATCAACCAGAATTGCACTGCCATTGGCCACTTCTGGAATTGAAGAAACATTAGAAGTTACTACTGGCACACCAGCTGATTGCGCTTCAAGAATAGGCAAACCAAAGCCCTCATAAAAACTCGGAAAAAGAAAGACATCGGATTTTTTGAGAAGTTCTGCTTTTTTATTTTTATCTATAAATCCAAGTTCGATAATATCTTTCCGGCAATTAACCTTGGCTATTTCATTTTTTATTTTCCCATAGCCAAATCCCGGCTTGCCTGCCAGAAACAATTTGTGCGGAATTTTATACTGTTCTTTTAAAACTTCGAAAGTTTTTATAATACCAATTACGTTTTTTCGTTCTTCCAGACGACCAATGAATAACAAGTATTTAATATCTGGCATTTTGTATTCAGAACCTGAAACGGAAAATTCATTAGCGTAACCATTATATATAACAGAAATTTTTTCTTCCTTGATTTTATATAAATTTATCAAATCCTTTTTTGTATTTTCTGATACGGCAATTATTTTTTTCCCCCACTGACATGATTTTCTTATGCTGCATCGCATATAAATTTTTTCCCAAAAAGAATAAGCATTGGGACAAAATTCATATTCCAGACCATGGATAGTAACTATAGTATTTTTAGGATGGATAA
Encoded here:
- a CDS encoding glycosyltransferase codes for the protein MEKKDLKIALVHDFLLYPGGAEKVLKVLSEMYPKAPIYTLLYDGEKMSKEWGSKDVRPSYLQKFPKFLKKHYQWLLPFFPVIPETFELREYDLVISSSGAWSKGIVTKLDTIHIAYLHSPMRFVWDYNEKYLKERNNKPSIFTRLFFSYLRVWDRMAADRPDYLIVNSKYTQSRVKKYYRHESAIIYPPVSLCEQAHLRNFKDRPANLNDKGYFLIISRLSPYKKVDIAVEAFNKLGLPLVVIGQGKQENYLRKIAQSNVKILGWQSREEIKNYYKNTRAFIFPCEDDFGIAPVEAMQEGIPVIAYRKGGALETVVEGKSGEFFDVQTPEVLADGVRRFMINEDKYDKEFIKKHAENFSEERFKREFKEYINKIMQS
- a CDS encoding glycosyltransferase family 1 protein; this translates as MLIGIDSSRAFLKDRTGIEEYSYQVIKNLADKLKEHEIILYIRKNQKVDFELPKNWKIKKINFYYLWTQVGLSLEMFFHPVDVLFIPAHTVPVIHPKNTIVTIHGLEYEFCPNAYSFWEKIYMRCSIRKSCQWGKKIIAVSENTKKDLINLYKIKEEKISVIYNGYANEFSVSGSEYKMPDIKYLLFIGRLEERKNVIGIIKTFEVLKEQYKIPHKLFLAGKPGFGYGKIKNEIAKVNCRKDIIELGFIDKNKKAELLKKSDVFLFPSFYEGFGLPILEAQSAGVPVVTSNVSSIPEVANGSAILVDPNNSEDIADAVYKLISDENIRQEIIKKGQENVQRFSWEKCAEEIAQILMK